Within Calditrichota bacterium, the genomic segment TGATTAGATTTCGTGGAAACAAATCCACAAAAATTCCAGTAGAGCCTAATTTATTAAACGCAAGGCTTCCTTATAACTCAATTTATCAAGTTGTGTATGTTTTGTAAATTCTATAACCCAATTGGAATTAACCTTGCTGTATTGCCTTAAAATCCAACCGATAGCTTTATTGATAAAAAACTCTTTTGAACCAAGCAGGGAATTGATTATATAGGCTAAAAACTCTGTATCTAATTCATTTTCGTAATTCAGTTGAAAAAGAATTGAAGTTCTTTGCAACCAAATATTATCAGAAGCAATCCATTTCTCAATATTTGTATTTCTTTGGTCAGGATAAATTTTAAAATATTCACCCACCAATTTGGGTGCAATAAAATCTACTGTGTCCCACCACGATTTATGAGTAATCATAAATTCAAAAAGTTTAATGTCGTTTTTATCAAACTGTTTGT encodes:
- a CDS encoding DNA alkylation repair protein, yielding QKPFFAKDYLPPKNNLEKIVKILWEKPEREYQYFAQELTEKYNKQFDKNDIKLFEFMITHKSWWDTVDFIAPKLVGEYFKIYPDQRNTNIEKWIASDNIWLQRTSILFQLNYENELDTEFLAYIINSLLGSKEFFINKAIGWILRQYSKVNSNWVIEFTKHTQLDKLSYKEALRLIN